CTTCGAGATGAACGTGCAGACGATCCGCGATCGTCTCGGCGTCGTCCCCGTGCCCATCCAGTACCCGGTCGGCGAAGAAGACCAGCACCGCGGCGTGGTCGACCTCATCCGCATGCAGGCGTGCATCTTCGACGAAGAGTCGCGCGGGCAGAAGTACACGTGGATGGCGATCGGCGAGGCCGCCAAGCTCGTGAAGGGGCTCGAGCCCTCGACCCTCGAGGCGAAGGCGAAAGCCTTCCGCGAGCAGATGATCGAGGCCTGCGCCGACATCGACGACGCGATCATGGCCAAATTCCTCGACGGCAAAGCCGACGAGGTCACCGAGCAAGAGATCGTCGAGGCGCTCCGCAAGGGCTGCACGACGTTCAAGTTCTTCCCGGTGCTCTGCGGCTCGGCGTTCAAGAACAAGGGCGTCCAGCTCCTCCTCGACGCGGTCACCAACTACCTCCCGTCTCCGCTCGACATCCCCCCCGTCAAGGGCGTGAACCCCGACAACGAGAAGGAAGAGGAGCGCGCGGCGGACGACAAGGCGCCCTTCGCGGGCTACGCCTTCAAGATCATCAACGACCCGCACGGGAACCTCACGTTCTTCCGCGTGTACTCGGGCACCCTCACCTCGGGCACGATGGTGATGAACTCGACCCGCGGCAAGCGCGAGCGCATCGGCCGCATCCTCCGCATGCACGCGAACAAGCGCGAGGAGCTCACCGAGGCCGACGCCGGCAACATCTACGCGGCGGTGGGCCTCAAGGACACCCGCACCGGCGACACCCTCTGCGACGAGAAGAAGCCCATCATCCTCGAGAAGATGATCTTCCCGGAGCCGGTCATCAGCATCGCCATCGAGCCGAAGACGAAGGCCGACGTCGAGAAGCTCTCCACGGGCCTCCAGAAGCTCGCGGCCGAGGACCCGTCGTTCCGCATGCACACCGACGAAGAGTCGGGGCAGACGATCATCTCGGGCATGGGCGAGCTCCACCTCGACATCATCTGCGACCGCCTCCGCCGCGAGTTCAAGGTCGAGTCGAACATCGGCAAGCCCGAGGTCGCCTACCGCGAGGCCATCTCGAAGAAGGTGCCCTGCGAGTACAAGTACGCGAAGCAGTCCGGTGGCCGCGGCCAGTACGGTCACGTGCTCATGGAGATCGAGCCCGGCGAGCCGGGCTCGGGCTACGTGTTCGAGAACGCGGTCGTCGGCGGATCGATCCCGAAAGAGTTCATCCCCGCCATCGAGAAGGGCGTCAAGGACGCGATGGGCCGCGGCGTGCTCGCGGGCTACCCCATCATCGACATGAAGTGCCGCCTCTACGACGGCAGCTACCACGACGTCGACTCGAGCGCCCAGGCGTTCGAGGTGGCGGCCTCCCTCTGCTTCCAGGACGGCGCCAAGCGCGCTGGCCTCCACCTCCTCGAGCCCGTGATGAAGAACGAGGTCGTCGTCCCGGAGGAGTTCATGGGCACCGTCATCGGTGACATCAACTCCCGCCGCGGCAAGGTCCTCGGCATGGGCCAGCGAGGAAATGCACAGGTCATCGACAGCGAGGTTCCCCTCGCGCAAATGTTCGGCTACGTGACGGACCTCCGGTCGATGACCCAGGGCCGCGCCACGTCGTCGATGCACTTCGCGCACTACTCCCCCGTGCCGAACCAGGTGCAGGAAGAGATCGTCGCCAAGGTGCAGGGCAAGTGAATGGGGCGCTCGTAAGCGCCCGCAAGAGTTAAGAAAACGGAGAATCGAGAGAAGTCATGGCGAAAGAGAAATTCAACCGCAGCAAGCCCCACGTGAACGTCGGCACCATCGGTCACATCGACCACGGCAAGACGACGCTCACGGCCTCGCTCGTGAAGGTTCAGTCGAAGAAGAACCTCGCGAAGGTCATTTCGTACGCGGACATCGCGAAGGGCGGCACCGTCCGCGACGCGACGAAGACCGTGACGATCGCGGCTTCGCACGTGGAGTACGAGTCGGAGAAGCGCCACTACGCGCACGTCGACTGCCCCGGCCACGCCGACTACATCAAGAACATGATCACGGGCGCGGCGCAGATGGACGGCGCGATCCTGGTCGTGTCGGCGCTCGACTCGGTCATGCCGCAGACGCGCGAGCACGTGCTCCTCGCTCGCCAGGTCGGTCTCCGTCACATCGTGGTCGCGCTCAACAAGTGCGACGCGGTGGAGGACGCGGAGATGCTCGACCTCGTCGAGATGGAAGTCCGCGAGCTTCTCTCGAAGTACAAGTTCGACGGCGACAACGCGAAGATCGTCCGCGTGGCGGCCTTCCCGGCCCTCCAGGGCGAGCCCAAGTGGGAGGAGTCGATCGGCAACCTCATCGCGGCGCTCGACAGCGAGATCCCCGAGCCCGAGCGCGACGTCGACAAGCCCTTCCTCATGGCGATCGAGGACGTGTTCTCGATCAAGGGCCGCGGCACCGTGGTCACCGGCCGCATCGAGCGCGGCGTCGTGAAGACGGGCGAGGACGTCGAGATCATCGGCTTCCGCGACACCCGCAAGACCACGGTCACGGGCGTCGAGATGTTCCGCAAGATCCTCGACGAGGGCCGCGCGGGCGAGAACGTCGGCGTCCTCCTCCGCGGCATCGAGCGCACGGACGTCGAGCGCGGGCAGATCCTCTGCAAGCCGGGCTCGGTCACGCCGCACAAGAAGTTCATGGGCGAGGTCTACGTCCTCAAGAAGGAAGAGGGCGGCCGTCACACGCCGTTCTTCACGAACTACCGCCCGCAGTTCTACATGCGCACGACGGACGTGACCGGTACGTGCCACCTCCCCGAGGGCACGAAGATGGTCATGCCGGGCGACAACGTCACGATGACGATCTCTCATCACCCCCGTCGGCCTCGAGGAGCAGATGCGCTTCGCGATCCGCGAGGGTGGCCGCACCGTCGGCGCGGGCATCGTCACCAAGGTCCTGGAGTAAGCCATGTCCGCCACCACCATCCGTATCCGCCTCCGGGCGTTCGACCACCAGCTCCTCGACAAGTCGGCCACCGACATCGTCGAGACCGCCAAGCGCACCGGCGCCCGCGTCGCGGGTCCGATCCCGCTCCCCACCCACATCTCGCGCTACACGGTCCTCCGCGGACCGCACGTCGACAAGAAGTCGCGTGAGCAGTTCGAGATCCGTACCCACAAGCGCCTGCTGGACATCCTCGACCCCACGCAGCAGACGCTCGACGCCCTCATGAAGCTCGATTTGTCCGCCGGGGTGGACGTCGAGATCAAGACGCCTCGCTGAGGGGAGCCGAAGTCATGGCAAAGATCGACGTTTACAATCTCAAGCGCGAAAAAGTCGGCGAGCTCACCCTCGCGGACGAAGTCTTCGCGGCCGAAGTCAAAGAGCACCTCTTCTACGAGGTCGTGAAGGCGCAGCTCGCCTCGCGTCGTCAGGGCACCGCCGGCTCGAAGAACCGCTCCGCGGTCTCGGGCTCGACGAAGAAGATGCTCAAGCAGAAGGGCACCGGCGGCGCTCGCCACGGTTCCAAGCGCGCCCCGATCTACGTCGGCGGCGGTCAGGCGCACGGGCCCCGCCCGCGTGACTGGTCGTACCGTCCCCCGGCGAAGGTCCGCGCCTCGGCGCTCCGCTCGGCCCTCTCGAAGTTCCACAAGGAAGGCCGCCTCGTCGTCGTCGACGCGTTCGAGCTCGCCGAGGTCAAGACCAAGGGTCTCCTCGCCACGCTCGCGACGCTCAAGACCGACAAGAAGGCCCTCGTCGTCGACGCGAGCACGAACGAGAAGCTCAAGCTCTCGATCCGCAACGCGGCCGATCACTCGTTCCTTCCCCCGGAAGGCGTCAACGTCTACGACCTCCTCCGCCACGACACGCTCGTCCTCTCGAAGAGCGCGGCGCAGGCCCTCGAGGCTCGTCTCTCCCCGAAGAAAGCCGGTGGTGCACAATGAGCCACGAGCACATTCTCCTCCGTCCGATCGCGCTCACCGAGAAGGCCTCGATGCTCCGTAACCAGGGCAACCAGGTCGTGTTCGAGGTCGCGCGCAACGCCAACAAGGTGCAGATCCGCGAAGCGGTGCAGGCGCTCTTCAACGTGAAGGTCGAGAGCGTCAACACCCAGAACTACCGCGGCAAGGATCGCCGCATGGGTCGCGGGTACGCCAAGCTGCAGAACTGGAAGAAGGCCATCGTGACGCTCAAGGCGGGCGACTCGATCGACTTCTTCGCCGAGGCCTCGGAGTAAAGCGATGGGTATCAAAGCGTTCAAGCCGACGTCGCCTGCACGTCGCTACTACTCGGTCTCCGACTTCAAGGAGATCACGCCGGGCAAAAAGCCCGAGAAGAAGCTCCTCGAGCACCAGACCTCGAGCGGCGGCCGCAACGCTCACGGGCGCATCACCTCGCGCTTCCGTGGCGGTGGGCACAAGCAGCGCTACCGCATCCTCGACTGGAAGCGCGAGAAGATCGGCGTCCCGGCGAAGGTCGCGAGCATCGAGTACGATCCCAACCGTACCGCCCGCATCGCGCTCCTCCACTACGCCGACGGCGAGAAGACCTACATCCTCGCCCCCGACGGCCTCAACGTGGGCGACACGATCGTGTCGAGCCGCACGGCCGACATCAAGCCGGGCAACTCGATGCCCGTCCGCCACATCCCGCTCGGCACGACGATCCACAACATCGAGCTCCGCAAGGGCAAAGGTGCGCAGATCGTCCGCTCGGCCGGCGCGGCCTCGGTCCTCATGGCCAAAGACGGCGACTACGCGCAGGTGCGTCTCCCCTCGGGCGAGATCCGCAAGGTGCACCTCGACTGCCGCGCCACCATCGGCCAGGTGTCGAACCTCGACCACGCGAACGTCAGCATCGGCAAGGCCGGTCGCTCGCGTTGGCTCGGTCGCCGGCCGCACAACCGCGGCGTCACGATGAACCCGGTCGACCACCCGATGGGCGGCGGCGAGGGTCGCAGCTCCGGCGGGCGCCACCCGTGCTCGCCCTGGGGCCAGCTCTCCAAGGGTCTCAAGACCCGCAACAACAAGCGCACGGACGGCATGATCGTCAAGCGCCGTGGTCAGAAGGGTTAACCCATGCCTCGTTCAATCAAGAAGGGCGCCTTCGTCGACGGCCACTTGGCCGAGAAGGTCGCCGCCGCCTCCGCCACCCAGTCCAAGAAGGTCATCAAGACCTGGTCGCGCCGCAGCACCATCACCCCCGACGCCATCGGCCTCACGTTCGCGGTCCACAACGGCCGCAAGTTCGTGCCGGTGTTCGTCACGGAGAACATGGTCGGGCACAAGCTCGGCGAGTTCGCGCCGACCCGCACCTTCCACGG
The sequence above is a segment of the Myxococcales bacterium genome. Coding sequences within it:
- the fusA gene encoding elongation factor G, which gives rise to MAREYSLERTRNIGIMAHIDAGKTTTTERVLYYTGVNYKIGEVHEGAATMDYMVQEQERGITITSAATNCFWAPVEGPHQGVRHRINIIDTPGHVDFTIEVERSLRVLDGAVAVLDGGNGVEPQTETVWRQADKFRVPRIVFVNKMDKLGADFEMNVQTIRDRLGVVPVPIQYPVGEEDQHRGVVDLIRMQACIFDEESRGQKYTWMAIGEAAKLVKGLEPSTLEAKAKAFREQMIEACADIDDAIMAKFLDGKADEVTEQEIVEALRKGCTTFKFFPVLCGSAFKNKGVQLLLDAVTNYLPSPLDIPPVKGVNPDNEKEEERAADDKAPFAGYAFKIINDPHGNLTFFRVYSGTLTSGTMVMNSTRGKRERIGRILRMHANKREELTEADAGNIYAAVGLKDTRTGDTLCDEKKPIILEKMIFPEPVISIAIEPKTKADVEKLSTGLQKLAAEDPSFRMHTDEESGQTIISGMGELHLDIICDRLRREFKVESNIGKPEVAYREAISKKVPCEYKYAKQSGGRGQYGHVLMEIEPGEPGSGYVFENAVVGGSIPKEFIPAIEKGVKDAMGRGVLAGYPIIDMKCRLYDGSYHDVDSSAQAFEVAASLCFQDGAKRAGLHLLEPVMKNEVVVPEEFMGTVIGDINSRRGKVLGMGQRGNAQVIDSEVPLAQMFGYVTDLRSMTQGRATSSMHFAHYSPVPNQVQEEIVAKVQGK
- the rpsJ gene encoding 30S ribosomal protein S10, whose translation is MSATTIRIRLRAFDHQLLDKSATDIVETAKRTGARVAGPIPLPTHISRYTVLRGPHVDKKSREQFEIRTHKRLLDILDPTQQTLDALMKLDLSAGVDVEIKTPR
- the rplD gene encoding 50S ribosomal protein L4; the protein is MAKIDVYNLKREKVGELTLADEVFAAEVKEHLFYEVVKAQLASRRQGTAGSKNRSAVSGSTKKMLKQKGTGGARHGSKRAPIYVGGGQAHGPRPRDWSYRPPAKVRASALRSALSKFHKEGRLVVVDAFELAEVKTKGLLATLATLKTDKKALVVDASTNEKLKLSIRNAADHSFLPPEGVNVYDLLRHDTLVLSKSAAQALEARLSPKKAGGAQ
- the rplW gene encoding 50S ribosomal protein L23, translated to MSHEHILLRPIALTEKASMLRNQGNQVVFEVARNANKVQIREAVQALFNVKVESVNTQNYRGKDRRMGRGYAKLQNWKKAIVTLKAGDSIDFFAEASE
- the rplB gene encoding 50S ribosomal protein L2; this encodes MGIKAFKPTSPARRYYSVSDFKEITPGKKPEKKLLEHQTSSGGRNAHGRITSRFRGGGHKQRYRILDWKREKIGVPAKVASIEYDPNRTARIALLHYADGEKTYILAPDGLNVGDTIVSSRTADIKPGNSMPVRHIPLGTTIHNIELRKGKGAQIVRSAGAASVLMAKDGDYAQVRLPSGEIRKVHLDCRATIGQVSNLDHANVSIGKAGRSRWLGRRPHNRGVTMNPVDHPMGGGEGRSSGGRHPCSPWGQLSKGLKTRNNKRTDGMIVKRRGQKG
- the rpsS gene encoding 30S ribosomal protein S19; protein product: MPRSIKKGAFVDGHLAEKVAAASATQSKKVIKTWSRRSTITPDAIGLTFAVHNGRKFVPVFVTENMVGHKLGEFAPTRTFHGHSGDKKAKVKGK